One genomic segment of Acomys russatus chromosome 6, mAcoRus1.1, whole genome shotgun sequence includes these proteins:
- the Glul gene encoding glutamine synthetase, whose amino-acid sequence MATSASSHLNKGIKQMYMSLPQGEKVQAMYIWVDGTGEGLRCKTRTLDCEPKCVEELPEWNFDGSSTFQSEGSNSDMYLSPVAMFRDPFRKEPNKLVFCEVFKYNRKPAETNLRHSCKRIMDMVSNQHPWFGMEQEYTLMGTDGHPFGWPSNGFPGPQGPYYCGVGADKAYGRDIVEAHYRACLYAGVKITGTNAEVMPAQWEFQIGPCEGIRMGDHLWVARFILHRVCEDFGVIATFDPKPIPGNWNGAGCHTNFSTKAMREENGLKYIEEAIDKLSKRHQYHIRAYDPKGGLDNARRLTGFHETSNINDFSAGVANRSASIRIPRTVGQEKRGYFEDRRPSANCDPFAVTEAIVRTCLLNETGNEPFQYKN is encoded by the exons ATGGCCACCTCAGCAAGTTCCCACTTGAACAAAGGCATCAAGCAAATGTACATGTCCCTGCCTCAGGGTGAGAAAGTCCAAGCCATGTATATCTGGGTTGATGGTACCGGGGAAGGACTGCGCTGCAAGACCCGCACGCTGGACTGTGAGCCCAAGTGTGTAGAGG AGTTACCTGAGTGGAATTTTGACGGCTCTAGCACCTTTCAGTCTGAAGGATCCAACAGTGACATGTATCTCAGCCCTGTCGCCATGTTTCGGGACCCCTTCCGCAAAGAACCCAACAAGTTGGTGTTCTGTGAAGTCTTCAAGTATAACCGGaagcctgcag agaCCAATCTAAGGCACAGCTGTAAGCGGATAATGGACATGGTGAGCAACCAGCACCCCTGGTTCGGAATGGAACAGGAATATACTCTCATGGGAACAGATGGGCACCCTTTTGGCTGGCCTTCCAATGGCTTCCCTGGGCCCCAAG GTCCGTATTACTGTGGAGTAGGAGCAGACAAAGCCTATGGCAGAGATATCGTGGAGGCTCACTACCGAGCCTGCTTGTATGCAGGAGTCAAGATTACTGGGACAAACGCTGAGGTCATGCCTGCCCAG tGGGAATTCCAAATAGGACCCTGTGAAGGAATCCGCATGGGAGACCATCTCTGGGTGGCCCGCTTCATCTTGCATCGTGTGTGTGAAGACTTCGGGGTGATAGCAACCTTTGACCCCAAACCCATTCCTGGCAACTGGAACGGTGCTGGCTGCCATACCAACTTCAGCACCAAGGCCATGCGTGAGGAGAACGGTCTCAA GTATATTGAGGAAGCCATTGACAAACTAAGCAAGAGGCACCAGTACCACATTCGCGCCTACGATCCCAAGGGGGGCCTGGACAATGCCCGGCGTCTGACTGGATTCCATGAAACCTCCAACATCAACGACTTTTCTGCTGGCGTTGCCAACCGCAGTGCCAGCATCCGTATTCCCCGGACTGTCGGCCAGGAGAAGAGGGGTTACTTTGAAGACCGCCGCCCTTCTGCCAATTGTGACCCCTTTGCGGTGACAGAAGCCATCGTGCGCACGTGTCTTCTCAACGAGACCGGCAACGAGCCCTTCCAGTACAAAAACTAA